The genomic region CCTCTACTAATCCTAGGTTTTCTAATTCTCTTTCAAATCGCTCTTCTTCTACTCCGTCTAATCTCAGATAAGTATCTACAAATCCTGAAATTAATTGTGTTCTAGCAGGATCTAGTTTTAGTGTCGCTATCATCCTCAAACATTCTAACTTGACTCTTGCTCTTTCTTCTGGCTCAAACTGCATTTTTGCCATTAACGCAGCAGCTATCGGAGAAGGATATCGCAAATAATCGCGCCAATTTAAGCGGTTTAATTGAATGCTGACAAAGTTAAAGTTTAATACCTGTTTATCGGGAAATGTTACTATATACTCGTTGTTTTCTGGTCTTTTTGGTTCGTCAAAAGAAAATAACACCACTGGATATATAGGTATAGCGCTACGCGCCGGGGAAAGGGTAAAGGGGAAAGGGGAAAGGTATACTAGATAATTATTAAGCGCGGTTTCAATTGTCCTAAACTTACCGAATATTGCGGTAATTGATATTTTTCGTCTAAACGTGCGAAATAATGAAACATCCGTCTACAGAAATCTGCTTGACTACTCGCTTGATTTTCTAGATGTATCAGAAAACAACTATCTCGTCCTTGGAATTTAACTTTTGCTA from Gloeocapsa sp. PCC 73106 harbors:
- a CDS encoding Rpn family recombination-promoting nuclease/putative transposase; the encoded protein is MIDHDRLFKELISTFFWEFITLFLPSVSEYVETDSLTFLPQEVFSDVTSGQKREIDLLAKVKFQGRDSCFLIHLENQASSQADFCRRMFHYFARLDEKYQLPQYSVSLGQLKPRLIII